TTACAACCATACGGCTGGGTCAACAAGGACGGTAAGCGGGTTGGTTACGACGTCCGGTTAGCCCGGCAGATTGCCAAGGACCTCGGGGTCAAGGTTAAGTTCGTCCAGGTGAACGCTAACAACCGGGTCGACACCCTGAATTCTAATAAGGCCGACCTGGTCTTGGCAAACTTCACCGTGACCGACGAACGTAAGCAAGTGGTTGACTTTGCTAAGCCATACATGAAGGTTTCAATCGGGGTCGTTTCCCTGAAGTCCGACCCGATCACTAAGGTCAGCCAATTGAAGAACAAGAGCATCATCATCAACAAGGGGACGACGGCCGAAAACTACTTCGTTTCCAACCAATCCAAGCTCGGCATCAAGTCGATCTTGAAGTTTGACACCAAGACCCAACAGTTTAACGCCTTAAAGAACAAGCGGGCTAACGCCTTGGCTGATGATAACTCCTACCTTTACGCTTGGGTTAAGAAGAACCCGAAGTACACGGTCGGCATCAAGACCCTCGGGCCTTCCCAAGACATTTCCCCGGCCGTCAAGAAGGGCAACAAGTCACTGTTGAACTGGACCAACAAGGAAATCACCAAGCTCAACAAGGACGGCTTCTTTAAGACCGACTTTAACAAGGAACTCAAGCCGTACTTCGGTAGTGAAGTCAAGGCTTCCGACATTATCATCACTAACGATAAATAACGGGGAGCACGTTATTGGAAGTGCGACTCAACCAGTGGGCAGGCCGCGGGCTAAGACCTAGATACAGGTTAGCGCGCCAGCGGTGTTCTGTGGCTGGACTTAGCCACTAGGTCTGCGGTTGAGAAGCACGTTATTGGAAGTGCGACTCAATTTGCTCGATAAGAAGTACGCTCTCCTTTGATAGGAAGTGAAATAAGGGTGTGGGAAACGGAAGGTTTGCCGCATCTTTTTTTGTGGTTACACAGCTAACGTGGCCCTGAGTACGGGTAAGAAGGGGCGCCAGCCGGTTCCCTAGCATAACCATGCGGTCCGTTTAGTAGGGTGCCAGTTACTTTTTATTAATTAATCGATAAATATCATTACAAAGAAACCGTTACCATGGCATAATGTAATTAATGAAATCCGCAGAGGATCGAAAGGAGATGCTGCTATGGGACAGTTTGACAATAAGGTTGCCTTGGTTACCGGGGGAACGAAGGGGATTGGCTTAGCCATCGCCGAGCTGTTTTTGAAGGAAGGCGCCAAGGGGGTGGCCTTCACCGGTCGTCACGAAGACGAAGGAAAAGCGGTTCAAGAACGCCTCGGTGAACGGTCTTTGTTCATCACCCAAGACGTTTCCAAGGAAGAAGATTGGCAAAACGCCACCAAAGCCGTTGTTGAAAAATTTGGGCAGCTTGATGCGATTGTCAACAACGCCGGAATTGGGACTCCGCTGGGGATCGAGGAAATGACGCTCGATCACTGGAACCGCGAAATCGCCATCGATTTAACAGGGACGATGTTAGGTTGCAAGTACGGGGTTAAAGCGATGAAGGAACATGGTGGCGCGATCGTCAACATTAGTTCGATCGAAGGGATGATCGGTGACCCAACCGTTCCGGCCTACAACGCTGCTAAGGGGGGCGTCCGTCTCCTCACCAAGTCGGTAGCGCTTGAGTGTGCCGAAAAGGGTTACGCCATCCGCGTAAACTCGATTCACCCTGGGGTAATTGCCACGCCGCTGATCGATCACCTCGATGATGCGACCAAGCAATTCTACATCGACAAGCACCCAATGGGCCGGCTGGGAAAGCCGGAAGAAGTGGCTAAGATGGCTGTCTTTGTTGCTTCCGATGGGGCCTCCTTTAGCACCGGCTCCGAGTTTGTTGTCGATGGGGGCTACACGGCCCAATAAAAAGGAAGTGCGACCCAACCGTAAAGCAGGCCGTATGACTAAGAATAGGACACAGATTAGCG
The nucleotide sequence above comes from Limosilactobacillus fermentum. Encoded proteins:
- a CDS encoding transporter substrate-binding domain-containing protein translates to MKKIQKLIVGLLTVLSIFSLVSFAGLSSAKADSNQSSVSAIKKRGYIRIAVFGDLQPYGWVNKDGKRVGYDVRLARQIAKDLGVKVKFVQVNANNRVDTLNSNKADLVLANFTVTDERKQVVDFAKPYMKVSIGVVSLKSDPITKVSQLKNKSIIINKGTTAENYFVSNQSKLGIKSILKFDTKTQQFNALKNKRANALADDNSYLYAWVKKNPKYTVGIKTLGPSQDISPAVKKGNKSLLNWTNKEITKLNKDGFFKTDFNKELKPYFGSEVKASDIIITNDK
- a CDS encoding glucose 1-dehydrogenase produces the protein MGQFDNKVALVTGGTKGIGLAIAELFLKEGAKGVAFTGRHEDEGKAVQERLGERSLFITQDVSKEEDWQNATKAVVEKFGQLDAIVNNAGIGTPLGIEEMTLDHWNREIAIDLTGTMLGCKYGVKAMKEHGGAIVNISSIEGMIGDPTVPAYNAAKGGVRLLTKSVALECAEKGYAIRVNSIHPGVIATPLIDHLDDATKQFYIDKHPMGRLGKPEEVAKMAVFVASDGASFSTGSEFVVDGGYTAQ